The Pseudomonadales bacterium sequence TGGAAGCGGCCCGCAGCCACGCTGGCCGTCGTCGATCCAGGACCAGGCAAGGTCGGGTAGGTGATCCTCACGGCGTCATAACCCGGCGCTGCGGTGCCGCTGAAGATCGGCGAATCGAACGTGATGGTAACCGTGGCAGCCTGAGCTCCCACCGAGCAGGCGGCAAAGGCCGCGGCAAGAAGGGTCTTGTGCATGCGTGTCATGGTTGCGAGGCCTCTGTTTCAACGGGTTGCGAAGTTTTAGAGTGCCGGCCCTGGCTCCGACGCTCCTGGTTTGCGGTCGAATGAACCGTTTGGCCATCCGCGCAGATGACGGCTCTTCAGCAGGAACCAGCAGGAACCGTGCCTGAATCGTTTAATTCTGTCTTATCAATCACTTGGAAAAACATCAAAAACAGTCTGGCACAGACTTGTAAGATCTCTTGACAAGATCTGCGTGCGCTGCGTCACAAATTGCCGCACCGTGGTACCTGCCCTGTTGCTGCGGGTATGCTGCCGCACGGATTCCGTACCCTCGACCGGAGGACACACGATGACAACGTTGCAGACGCTCATCGACGAGCTCGATATCAGGCACGGCCTGGCCCGATTCGCCCGCATCCTCGACCACAAACAGTGGGACACGCTCGGCGAGGTGTTTGCCGACGATCTGGATTTCGATTACGGAAGCGGTGGCGAACAGCACGGGCTGGATGCGCTGCGTGAACAGATGCGCCGCTATCTCGACGTGTGCGGTGGCAGCCAGCACCTGCTGGGCAGCATCCGGATCGAGGTCAATGGCGATCGTGCGGTGAGCCACAGCTACGTGCAGGCGCGTCATCAGGGGATCGACAGCCAGACTGGAAAGTTCTTCGATTCGAACGGCCGGTACATCGATCACTGGCAGCGCCGCGCACAGGGCTGGCGCATCGTTCGGCGTGATTCCACCTGGTATGCAAACGCAGGAGACCCTGCGGTGATCGGCATGAGCGGTGCCGGGAACACACTCGATGACACCGCGAAGCTGCTCGCGATCCGCGAGATCGAAACGCTGAAGGCACGTTACTTCCGCTGCATGGACAGCAAGGACTGGGCCGGACTCGAAGCCGTATTCACGCCAAACGTGCTCACCGATTTCCGGGAATCGGTGCAGCCGCGCGACGAAAGCCGCCTCATCGAGGGAGCCGCCCGCTACGTCGCAACGCTGGCGCCCATACTCGAACCGCTGAGCACCGTCCATCACGGCCACATGGCGGAAATCGAGCTCACGTCCGCCACCACTGCCACCGGCATCTGGGCCATGGAGGACAAGCTCTGGGCTCCCGAAGGCTCGGGAATGCCGTGGCGCAGACTGCACGGTTATGGCCATTACCACGAGCGCTACGAAAAGCACGACGGACGCTGGTACATCAGCTCGATACGACTCAGCCGCCTGCGCGTCGACGTCGAATCGTCGGCATGAATGCCGACCTACGCATGCACGTGGGTCGGGTTTCAACCCGACGGATGTTCGTGCATGCGACAATGCCCACCACCCTCACCCGACGCTGATCTCCACGCAAGGCCGCACCATGCACATTCAGACATTCGACGATCTCCTCACCTCGGCTCGCCAGCAGCCCGATGCACAGCGGCTGCTGTTCGTCTTCGCCGTTTCCGAACTGCCCGAGGACGCCACGCCCGAACAGCGCGCACGCTTTCGCGATGGCCTCGGCGGGGCCTTGACCCCATTGATGGAGGTGGACAGGCTCCCGGACGAGCTGGAAGACTTCACGCAATTGATCAGCGAATCACTCGAGTTTGCCGAAGGCACGCCAGCCGAGAACTGGGCCATCGTCTTCTGTGCGGCACTGGGTGGCTCGGGCAGCAATCCACCGAGTCGCGAGGATGCCGATCAGCCGCTGCACACGATGACGGACTCGATCCGCATGGGCAGGATCTCGAGCTACATCGCCTTCGACCGCATGGGCCACCAGGTGCGCCTGGTGCAGGCGCAGTGAGAGTCCATCGTCGGCATGAATGCCGACCTACGGCACAATGCTGTCGGCATGAATGCCGACCTACGAATGTAGGTCGGGTTTCAACCCGACGGGTGTTGAACCATCGTCGGCATGAATGCCGACCTACGAATGCGCGTAGGTCGGGTTCCAACCCGACGGATATCGAACCATCGTCGGCATGAATGCCGACCTACGACAATATCGGCATGAATGCCGACCTACGGAAGCACTGTCATGTACAAATCGATCGCCCTGATGAAATCCAAGCCTGGCCTCACCCGCGAACAGTTCATCGACTACTACGAAAACAACCACGTCCCGCTGATCCGCAGCCTGCTGCCCGAAATCTGCGGCTATCGGCGCAACTTCATCGAGGAGGCGGTGTACGTGGCCCCGGCCTGTGCGGAGCCAGACTACGACGTGATCACCGAACTCTGGTACGCAGACCGTGCGGCGTTCGAATCGGCGATGGCGCGTCATGCGCAACCCGAGATCGGCGGGCGCATCGGCGCCGATGAGGAGAACTTTCTGGACCGTTCGAAGGTGCGCATGTTCGTGGTCGAGGAGCGCGGTGCCGAACCCGATCGGCATGGAGGAAATGCGCTGTGAGTGACGAGCCGCAACGCCGCTACGATATCGTTCTCTGGGGCGCGACCGGGCACACCGGTCGTCGTGCGGCGCGCTATCTGCACGAGCATTACGGCGCACGTGGGCTATTGCGCTGGGCAATTGCCGGGCGCAATCAGACGGCGCTGGAAGCGGTGCGCGAACGCATCGGCGCGACCGGGCTCGACATTCTGATCGTTCCGGGAGCAGACGCCCGTGCCGCAGAGGAACTCGCACGCAGCACGCGTGTGGTCTGTACAACCGTCGCGCCGTCCGCGCTGCACGCAACCCAGATGGTCGAGGCCTGCGTACGCAACGGCACCGACTACTGCGACCTGAGCGGCGAGCTGCACTGGTTGCGTGACATGATGGACCGTCACGACGATGCCGCCCGCGCGAGCGGTGCGCGCATCCTGAACGCCTGCGGTTTCGATTCCATACCATCGGACCTTGGCGTGCAGTTCCTGCAGGAGCAGGCGCTCGCGCGCTTCGGCGAACATTGCCAGCACGTCCGCAACGCCTTCGAATGCGGGCACATCGCGGTTTCCGGTGGCAGCTTCGCCAGCGGTCTCGGCGTGATGGAGGCGATCGCAGGCGAGCCACGCTATGCCGACCTGATCAGCAACCCGAACAGCCTCAACCCGCGCGATCGCATGCGTGGTGCCGCAGTACCCGAACTCGATCACGTGTGCTTCGACGCCGATTTCGAGCAGTACGTGGCGCCCTTCCCGCTCGGCGGCATCAATACGCGGATCGTGCGACGCTCGCACGCGTTGAGCAATTTCCCGTACGGCGAGGACTTCGTCTACGAGGAATGGAAGCTTGCCGGCAAGGGCGCACTGTCGAAGCCGCGTGCGCAGATCGAGGCCTTCTTTGGTCGCATGTTCATGGCAGGCGATCCGAATTCGCTGATGAGCCGGCTGATGCATCGTCTGGGACCGAAGCCGGGCGACGGCCCAAGCGAGGAAGAATCGGCGAAGTTTGGTCCGTTCAGCTTCCGCATGATCGGCACCACACGTTCTGGCAGGACGCTGCGCGGTTACGTCTTCAGCAAGTGGGATCCGGGCCACGGCGGCACTTCGGCAATGCTCTGCGATACCGCATGGTGTCTGGCGATGGAGCGCGAACGCACCGGACGCACAGGCGGCTTCACCACCGCCGGCGTGGCGCTGGGGCCGGTACTGCGCGAGCAGTTGCGTGAGCAGGCGGGGGTGCAGTTCGGGATCGGCGACCCCCCGGCGTGCAAATCGTCGGCATGAATGCCGGTCCACGATGTCGGCATGAATGCCGACCTACGCATGCATGTGGGTCGGGTTTCAACCCGACGGGTGTTTGCCTCATCGTCGGCATGAATGCCGACCTACGCGTGCATGTGGGTCGGGTTTCAACCCGACGGGTGTTTGCCTCATCGTCGGCATGAATGCCGACCTACGAATACGCGTGGGTCGGGTTTCAACCCGACATGCCGCGCGCGAATTCACGCAAAGAACACCCCGCTGCCGAGTGGCTTCGCATCCGGCCACGAACCGTAGGTCTGCAGGATTTCGGGCGGCGGTGACAGTTTTTCCCACGCCGCCAGAAACTCCGTGTACGGCTTGCCGCGCGCACGCCGCGCTTGACGCTCGTCGGCACGCAGGTCCGCAGTACGGTCATGGTCCACCATCAGGCTGCGTTCGTCGTAGGCGACGCGGAACACATTCTGCGCGGTCCAGTGCGAATAGATGCCGGTGCGCAGGTCCTGCATCACAGCATCGGGATCGCGTTCGAGCGCATCACCCCAGCCGCCACCACCAGGGCCGCGCGCGCCGAAACCATCGCCTTCTGCCATCGGTCGAAACGGCAACGTGCTGGCGAGTTCATAGTCCTGCCCGCCGTGTTCGGCACTTGCCATCTGTTGCAGGTTCACCGGCGGCACTATGGCCGGGTCCGCCAGTGGCTGTGAGCCGCCGTTGTTCACCTTGACGCCAGGGCCGCAGCTCGCCGCATAACCGCCGTAGATCCCGGTATTGATCGGAAAGCTGTGCGGCAGCGACACGATCTGTCCGTACAGCATCGCCGAGTCGTGCACGTAGACGCCGCAGGAGCCACCTGCTCCACCACGGTACTTGCCGGGGCCGGCCTGGTCGTGCGCCATGCGCCGGAACGCGTAGATGAACGGGTGCTGCACCTCGTCGTGTTCGATGTCGAGGCTGTCTGCGGTCATGCTGACCACCACGCCCATCGAATCGATGCCGTCGCTGTCGGGGCGTGCGCCACCGCCCGCGGAGTTGTACATGTTGATCGCAAAACCGGTGGTCATGCGCTGGTACTGGTCCAGCCCGGCGTAGGCGTACAGCGCGCCGATCCAGCCGAGCGGAAGCGCGACGTACTCACGCCGCGTGAGATAGCCGGCGCGGGTCACGCACTGCACGAAGGCGAGCGATGCCGTCGCCAGCAGGTGCGCTCCCGCCATCACCGCAGACTCGGGCGACGGATTCAGCACGGTACCGACCGGCGGTGCAATGATCTTCACCGGCCCGAGCAGCCCCGAACTGCACGGCACGCCCGGTGCGACGTAGGCCGGCATCTGGGCGTTGATCGCGGCGCGCGCCGCGTGCGTGGGGCAGTTACCGGCAGCAGGAACCTGCGGCGAGCAACCGTTCAGGTCTACCGTGACGCTGTCACCGTGCACGTGCAGCGTGAGCACCACGCGTATCAGACCGTGCTGGTTCCCGCCCGGCGTGTCGAGGAACAGCACCTGCCGGTAGGTGCCGTCGAGCAGCGCCGAGAACGCCCTTCGCGCGGCCTCGTCGGCTGCGTCGATCGCGCGACGCATCGCGCCGGCAATGCGGTCCGCACCGGCTTCCTGCAACAGCGGCAACAGGCGCTCCTCTGCGCGTACGCACGCCGCACAGCGCGCCTGCAGGTCGCTCTCCAGCATGCGGTGGTTGCGCACCATGTTGCAGAACATCGCCACCACGTCGCTTTTGAGGCGGTAGTTCTCGGCGATCTTCAGCGGCGGCA is a genomic window containing:
- a CDS encoding nuclear transport factor 2 family protein; the protein is MSGAGNTLDDTAKLLAIREIETLKARYFRCMDSKDWAGLEAVFTPNVLTDFRESVQPRDESRLIEGAARYVATLAPILEPLSTVHHGHMAEIELTSATTATGIWAMEDKLWAPEGSGMPWRRLHGYGHYHERYEKHDGRWYISSIRLSRLRVDVESSA
- a CDS encoding ribonucleotide reductase subunit alpha, which produces MHIQTFDDLLTSARQQPDAQRLLFVFAVSELPEDATPEQRARFRDGLGGALTPLMEVDRLPDELEDFTQLISESLEFAEGTPAENWAIVFCAALGGSGSNPPSREDADQPLHTMTDSIRMGRISSYIAFDRMGHQVRLVQAQ
- a CDS encoding EthD domain-containing protein is translated as MYKSIALMKSKPGLTREQFIDYYENNHVPLIRSLLPEICGYRRNFIEEAVYVAPACAEPDYDVITELWYADRAAFESAMARHAQPEIGGRIGADEENFLDRSKVRMFVVEERGAEPDRHGGNAL
- a CDS encoding saccharopine dehydrogenase NADP-binding domain-containing protein; its protein translation is MSDEPQRRYDIVLWGATGHTGRRAARYLHEHYGARGLLRWAIAGRNQTALEAVRERIGATGLDILIVPGADARAAEELARSTRVVCTTVAPSALHATQMVEACVRNGTDYCDLSGELHWLRDMMDRHDDAARASGARILNACGFDSIPSDLGVQFLQEQALARFGEHCQHVRNAFECGHIAVSGGSFASGLGVMEAIAGEPRYADLISNPNSLNPRDRMRGAAVPELDHVCFDADFEQYVAPFPLGGINTRIVRRSHALSNFPYGEDFVYEEWKLAGKGALSKPRAQIEAFFGRMFMAGDPNSLMSRLMHRLGPKPGDGPSEEESAKFGPFSFRMIGTTRSGRTLRGYVFSKWDPGHGGTSAMLCDTAWCLAMERERTGRTGGFTTAGVALGPVLREQLREQAGVQFGIGDPPACKSSA
- a CDS encoding hydantoinase B/oxoprolinase family protein encodes the protein MKLDPELLQRYAVEAPDAREQRGLEGLTAGDFAVYSARLELIAQEAKAVMSTTAISEPIQSGDCAFGIYTAQGDLAVAAPGTYVHSVTGQIPIKYILKYYLDDPTVGVHPGDMFFANEAQLGGIHSPDLLVLMPVFHEQELVCWVVAAGHNQEVGETDPGGLEHIRSRYDEGLKVPPLKIAENYRLKSDVVAMFCNMVRNHRMLESDLQARCAACVRAEERLLPLLQEAGADRIAGAMRRAIDAADEAARRAFSALLDGTYRQVLFLDTPGGNQHGLIRVVLTLHVHGDSVTVDLNGCSPQVPAAGNCPTHAARAAINAQMPAYVAPGVPCSSGLLGPVKIIAPPVGTVLNPSPESAVMAGAHLLATASLAFVQCVTRAGYLTRREYVALPLGWIGALYAYAGLDQYQRMTTGFAINMYNSAGGGARPDSDGIDSMGVVVSMTADSLDIEHDEVQHPFIYAFRRMAHDQAGPGKYRGGAGGSCGVYVHDSAMLYGQIVSLPHSFPINTGIYGGYAASCGPGVKVNNGGSQPLADPAIVPPVNLQQMASAEHGGQDYELASTLPFRPMAEGDGFGARGPGGGGWGDALERDPDAVMQDLRTGIYSHWTAQNVFRVAYDERSLMVDHDRTADLRADERQARRARGKPYTEFLAAWEKLSPPPEILQTYGSWPDAKPLGSGVFFA